In a genomic window of Zootoca vivipara chromosome 5, rZooViv1.1, whole genome shotgun sequence:
- the NTF3 gene encoding neurotrophin-3 isoform X1, giving the protein MVTSATILHVNKVMSILFYVIFLAYLRGIQSTNMDQGSLPEDSINSLIIKLIQADILRNKISKQITDIKDSVQDTMKKTETAGPDMDGNESVKLDFQPVISMDTELLKHHKRYSSPRVLLSDNTPLEPPPLYLTEDYIGSSVAANQTSRQKRFAENKSHRGEYSVCDSESRWVTDKSSAIDIRGHQVTVLGEIRTGPSPVKQYFYETKCKQAKPAKSGCRGIDDKHWNSQCKTSQTFVRALTSENNKLVAWRWIRIDTSCVCALSRKIGRT; this is encoded by the coding sequence ATCTTACACGTGAACAAGGTGATGTCCATCTTGTTTTATGTGATATTCCTTGCTTATCTCCGTGGCATCCAGTCGACCAACATGGACCAAGGGAGTTTACCAGAAGATTCAATCAATTCTCTCATTATAAAACTTATTCAAGCAGACATCTTAAGAAATAAGATATCCAAGCAAATCACAGATATTAAGGATAGCGTTCAAGACACAATGAAGAAAACAGAGACTGCTGGGCCTGATATGGACGGCAATGAAAGTGTGAAACTGGATTTCCAGCCGGTTATCTCAATGGACACAGAACTACTAAAGCATCACAAGCGCTACAGCTCCCCCAGGGTCCTCCTGAGTGACAATACACCATTGGAACCGCCACCATTATACCTTACGGAGGATTACATCGGCAGTTCTGTGGCGGCAAACCAAACGTCTCGGCAGAAGCGGTTTGCTGAAAACAAGAGTCATCGTGGGGAGTATTCTGTGTGTGACAGCGAGAGCCGATGGGTCACAGACAAATCTTCTGCTATTGACATTAGAGGACACCAAGTTACTGTGCTGGGAGAAATCAGAACAGGGCCTTCCCCAGTCAAACAGTATTTCTATGAAACAAAGTGTAAACAGGCCAAACCTGCCAAAAGTGGCTGTCGTGGTATCGATGATAAGCACTGGAACTCCCAGTGCAAAACATCCCAAACATTTGTACGGGCATTGACTTCAGAAAACAATAAACTTGTGGCCTGGCGATGGATAAGAATAGACActtcttgtgtgtgtgcattatccAGAAAAATTGGACGAACATAG
- the NTF3 gene encoding neurotrophin-3 isoform X2: MSILFYVIFLAYLRGIQSTNMDQGSLPEDSINSLIIKLIQADILRNKISKQITDIKDSVQDTMKKTETAGPDMDGNESVKLDFQPVISMDTELLKHHKRYSSPRVLLSDNTPLEPPPLYLTEDYIGSSVAANQTSRQKRFAENKSHRGEYSVCDSESRWVTDKSSAIDIRGHQVTVLGEIRTGPSPVKQYFYETKCKQAKPAKSGCRGIDDKHWNSQCKTSQTFVRALTSENNKLVAWRWIRIDTSCVCALSRKIGRT; the protein is encoded by the coding sequence ATGTCCATCTTGTTTTATGTGATATTCCTTGCTTATCTCCGTGGCATCCAGTCGACCAACATGGACCAAGGGAGTTTACCAGAAGATTCAATCAATTCTCTCATTATAAAACTTATTCAAGCAGACATCTTAAGAAATAAGATATCCAAGCAAATCACAGATATTAAGGATAGCGTTCAAGACACAATGAAGAAAACAGAGACTGCTGGGCCTGATATGGACGGCAATGAAAGTGTGAAACTGGATTTCCAGCCGGTTATCTCAATGGACACAGAACTACTAAAGCATCACAAGCGCTACAGCTCCCCCAGGGTCCTCCTGAGTGACAATACACCATTGGAACCGCCACCATTATACCTTACGGAGGATTACATCGGCAGTTCTGTGGCGGCAAACCAAACGTCTCGGCAGAAGCGGTTTGCTGAAAACAAGAGTCATCGTGGGGAGTATTCTGTGTGTGACAGCGAGAGCCGATGGGTCACAGACAAATCTTCTGCTATTGACATTAGAGGACACCAAGTTACTGTGCTGGGAGAAATCAGAACAGGGCCTTCCCCAGTCAAACAGTATTTCTATGAAACAAAGTGTAAACAGGCCAAACCTGCCAAAAGTGGCTGTCGTGGTATCGATGATAAGCACTGGAACTCCCAGTGCAAAACATCCCAAACATTTGTACGGGCATTGACTTCAGAAAACAATAAACTTGTGGCCTGGCGATGGATAAGAATAGACActtcttgtgtgtgtgcattatccAGAAAAATTGGACGAACATAG